The window AAGTGTGCGGAAAACCCCGCCGCGCGCGGTTCGTCAAGCTGGTATATCCGGAGGAAACTGTCGCCCAACACGAGGACCGGCGAGGCCGGGTCGTCTTCGTACAGTTCCCCGGAATCGTCACGGACCACCTGGCGGCAATCCACGCGCTCCGGCTCGAAGAGGCGCTCGACCGGCGGCGCCTGCATCATCAGGAGCAGGTCGCCCAGCCGTTCGACGGGCGCGGGCCGCTCGGAGTACGACACGCCGCCCGGAGCGAGCCATCCCTGCTCGCGCACGTAGCGGGCCACTGTCTCGGCGGCGAATTCCATGCCGGCCGGCGACCAGTGCGAGTCTTGTGCCAGGTAGAGGCCGGAGCGGCCGCTCTCGCCAAACAGCTCAAACAAGTCCACCACGTCGACGCCAGATTCACGGAGCCGTGCAATCAGTGCCCGGGTGCGCGGGTTCACGGGTTCGGCCAGGTTTTTCGCGCGACGGGTCAGTTGTTCGGGGTATATGCTGGCCTTTCCGGGGGCAGGCGCCACAAGCAGCGCGATTCCCCGCGAATCGAGCTCCTTCTTGAACGCCAGGATGGCCGCAAGCGGATCGGCATCCTTGCCGGGTACGGGCAGCGGTTCGATCAAGTAACGTACGCCCGGCCGGAAGAAGAACCAGCCATCCCGGCCGTATAGCGCGTCCCTGCCGGCATGGCCGAGAACGGTGAACTGCAGAAACTGCATCCAGGGGCGCGACAGCTGCACTGCCCAGGAGGCGCGGTCCATCTCTTTCTCGAACAGGCGAAGATTGTCTTTTGTCGGCAGATGCAGAACCAGTTCAAGCGCCTGGGGCCGCTCTCCCCGAACCATCTCGAAGGCGGCCTGGCTCAGGGGCACGCCAAAAATGATCAGCAGAAACGCTGCCGTGAGCGCGATGCTGAGTGCCCGGCCGTAAGACATGTACGCGCTCCTTTCCTTCTCCAATCTCAGAATTGGAAGTATAAGAACGGGTTAAACGCTTGCACAAACATGGTCGTCAATGAAAGCATGAAGATTACGAGGACAAGCAGCATCCGCGGCCACGACATGCGCTTCACCCAATCGAATGCCTGTACCCGCTGAAACGCCACCAACGCGCAGATGGCCATGATGATCAGGTTTCCCCGCGTGTACAGTTCGCCGGCAAGAAGAATCGAGCCTCCGTGCGCGGCCGACGCTCCAAACATGGCCTTGAAATACGTCGCCGCCCCGCTCAGGGTCGGGCACCGGAAAAGGACCCACGAGAACAGCACCAGGACAAATGTGATGCCGACCCGGAGCTGTTTGGGCAGCTTGGCGTACACGCTCTCTTTCCCGCGCCACCGCTCGAATGCCAGCAAGAGCCCATGGTACGCGCCCCAGATCACGAACACCCAGCTCGCGCCGTGCCACAATCCCCCCAACAACATCACTATTGTAAGGTTGACATAGGTGCGCAAGGGGCCTTTCCGGTTTCCGCCAAGAGGAATATAGAGGTAGTCGCGCAGAAACGTGGAAAGAGAAATGTGCCAGCGCCGCCAAAAGTCGGTGATGCTGTCGGCGTGATACGGCGAGTCGAAGTTGCGGAGGAACTCGAAGCCGAACATGCGCCCGAGCCCGATGGCCATGTCGGAGTACCCGGAGAAATCGAAGTAGATCTGGAACGCATAAGCGCAAACGCCAAACCAGGCATCCAGACAGCCCGGCGATTCCGCGCCAAAGACTGCGTCCGCCACCGCGCCAATGGTATTGGCAAGCAGGATCTTCTTGGCGAATCCCAGGATGAAGAGGGCGGTGCCGCACGCAAACTTGTCCAGGCTGTGCTCGCGCTCAACCAACTGGTCCGCAATGGTGTTATACCGGACGATCGGCCCGGCGATCAGTTGCGGGAAAAGCGCTACGAAACACGCGAAATCCGACAACGACCGCACAGGAGGAGATTCTCCGCGATACACGTCTATCGAGTAGCTCAGGCTCTGAAAGATGAAGAACGAGATGCCGATGGGCAGAACGATTTCCCAGACCGGGAGGGGCGTGCCGCCGAAGAAGACCAGCAACGCGTTCAAGTTGTTCTGCGCAAACATGAAGTATTTGAAGAAGCCCAGCATACCGAGGCTCAGCACGACAGCGGCCACAAGCGCGGCGCGCCGACTTCTCGAGCCCTTCTCGGATTTCGCGATGATCCCCCCGCAGACGTAGTTGACCAGCGTTGCCAGAAACATGAGCACGACGAAACGCGGGTCCCACCACCCGTAAAAAATATAGCTCACGCAGAGCAGAAGCACGTTGCGCTTCCACGGAAAGGCATAGTAAAGAAACACCACCGCTGGCAGGAAGTAGAAGACGAAAATGTAGGAACTGAATACCATGAATCAGGGGCGGTCCGCCCGGTTTGTCCACACGGCCCAATAGATTGGCGAGACACCCTGCTCGTGGTACTCGTTGATGATGCCTCCCATGAAACACTCGTCGATCGGAAACTCGAGGGCCATACGGTGAATATCGCCCACGCGAAACGACCTTACATTGCCTCCCACTTCGGGCACCCGCGCGTCAGCCGCCGCGTCGCGCGGCTTCAACGGGTTGTAATGACCGACGTAGATGAACTCGCCGATGTCGCCGCCCCGGTGTACCCTGAGCACCTTGTATTTCATGACGTGGGCATAGTCGTACATGGGCCGGTCGATCAGTTCGCCGGGTATTTCGACGAGTTCCGCCGTCACCTCGACCGTGCCCATGCTGGTGACGTGTTCGTCTTCGCCTGTTCCATCCCCCGCCCCGCAAGAAACACACGCCAGCACAAAGCCGCACACGGCCGCGCACCGTGCAATGCGCCATGCCCCATTGCTCATTGCTTGACTCCTATCTCCGCGCAGGTCCAGTGGGGTTCCCAACCCTGGGCCAGGAAAAGGACCGGCCCGTCCTTCGTGGCGGGGTGAAGCTGGCGGAGTTCCGCGCTCTCGCCTGCTATCGTCGGCGCGTCCGCTAACCGCATAATGTAAATCTGCCCCCCGGCATTTTCGGCGCCGGACCCGTCCTTCGGCGACGTCGAGAACAGCACATAGGCGCCATCCGGCGATACCGCGCCTCCGTAGATATGGAATCCTTCCTCTCCGTAAAGCAGCTGATCGTTGCCGCCCGCGCCGTCCACTGCCCACAACTGGGTATATCCGTACCCTTCGTTGACCTTCTGGCCGGCCGGGCGGGACGAGAGGATAATCCTCTGGGAGTCCGGAAACCAGTCGGGCGTGCAATTCTGGAATTTGCGCACCGCGTTCATCTCGCCGGTCTCGGCGTTCATCCGGACCACTGTCCACGATTCGCCGCCAATATTCGCCACGCCGCAAAACCATTTTCCATCGGGCGACCAGAACAACTGCTGATAAATGCCTTGGCGTTTTATGGGGCCGCGCACCGCCTCCCGGCTCTCGCAATCGAGCACATAGATGCCCTTCTTGTCGAGACAGGCAACCTGTTTTCCGTCAGGCGACCACGATGCCCAGGTCGCCGCGCCCTCCTTGCCGACCTGGGGATTTGACCCATCCGCGTTCGCAATGACCAGGCAGCCCTGAAAACCCCAACGGTCGTGGTCGATGGTGGTTCCCTTTTCGAGACGGCGGTAGAGCAGCCTGGAGCCGTCCGGGGAGAAGCGCGGCGCCGCCTCTTCGAAATCCGGCGTATTGGTGATGTTGCGCCTGCCCGTCCCGTCGGGCCGCGACAGAAACAGGTCCCAGGTGCCGTTGTCGCTTCGCGCGCCGTACACGATCCAGCCCTTTGCGGCAACTTCAGTCTTGAGCGCGTCAACGCGCGCATCGGACGGTGCGGCACCCGCATACGCGGCGGATGCCATTACCAGGATGGCAGTGAATCGCATCATGTTCTTTCCGCTCCCGATTCTGCCGCGGCATCCGCTTTCTCGCGCGCGCCGCGTGCTTTGCCGACAGGTTCTGTGTCCCCAAAAGGGCATCTCGAAAAACCATGCACACGGGCCCCAAGAAGCGCCTCAGCGTGTCTTCGCTATCGAAGGTACATGGATTCAGGATGGATCTTCGGGCCTTTCCAGCGACGTTTTCGGCCCGCATTGGACCAGAATCGGCCGCCGCAATTCAACTGTTCGGGAACCGGCCTCAGTAATGCCCGGCTTACGCTGAGGAAACTGCTCCGCCACGGGAATGGGCTGCCCGCCGCGGACGGCGATGCGGCGACGGCGGCGCACAAGACAAACCGTTTGGCCCGTCTGGCTTTTCCGGCCAGGTTTGCACGTTGAGTGCAGCTGCGCAGCGGCGAGGCGTTCTTTTGCCTTGACTCCGCCGCTACATGCGGGGCGCCATGAACGCATCCCACAGATCGCGCCGGATAAACGCAACCAGCCTTATGCCGGGGCGCAGACCGTAGTTTTCAGACTGGTACTCGTCCTTTAACCGGGCGTATACCTCGGGAGCGAGCTTCGCGGTGGTGATTATCATGGGCGCATCGCAGTTCTCGGGCACTTCCTGCCAGTATCCCACATTGGGGAATCTTCGCAGGTACCACGGCAGCGGCCAGTAATTGAGCCCCGGCGTGATGACGCGAATCAGCATGCCGTGTCCCTCGGGGGCATATTGCGCGATGGCGTCGGCGCGTTCGCCCAGGTCCCGCACGCCGCTCACGGCATGCGCGTACACATAAGGATTTCGGGGGTCGTCGTAGTAATCGAAATTGGCCAGGTAGGACTGCCACCCCAGCTGGATCGCAAGCGCCGCCAGCACGAGCCCGGCGAACACCTTGGGCGCGTACCGTAACGTCCCCGCCTTCTTGGGCCAGCACGGCATGATACGCAGCAGCACGACCGCGCCCGCGCCCGCCAGCAGAATCATCCCGTGCAGGCTGCACAGGATCGACCACGGCGTCTTGTATTTGATACTCGAGTACACGATCGTCGTCGTAATCGTATAGACGGTCACGAACCTCAGGAAATGGACGTTCCCGGGTTTGTTGTCGCGGTCGTGGCGCATCAGCGCGCTGACCGCGCCGACGAGGGCCAGCCCCACGATCAACCCCTCGCTCCATACCGGCCCCGCGGCCCGGTGGGTGTAGAGAAGCAGGTGCAGGTAATACGTCGCGGGATGGTGATGAATACCCGCTTCGACGGCCCGCTGCACGTAGACCGTGTACGACATGACCGAGTCGATGATGCCCTGCAGGTTGGTGAAGAAGGACGAGAACATCAGCATCGACACCAGGGCGCCCGCCGCGACGAATGCCACGATCTGCCGTGCCAGGCGCGGCCGCAAATCCTCGGACTCGCCCCTTCGGAAAACGCGGTTGAGAGGGTGCTCTTCGTCGTGGAGCCGCGCCCAGAGGGGGGTCAGCATGAACGCCACAGCGACCCCGAAGTACGAGATTACGCAGGTCTCCTTGCTCGAGTGCATCATTCCGAGAGACGCTCCGCAGAGAGCGGCCCATACCACGTTTCTGCGGCGCGTATACCGCCATCCCGTCACGAGCGTGGCGAATGTGAAGAAGACCAGCAGCGATTCCTGGATGTAGTACCGGCTGTAATAGACCATCGCGGGCGAGAGGGCCGTCAACAGTCCCGCGATGAGGGTGGCGCGCCGCCCCAGCCCGTCGCGTGCCCACCACAGGCACAACACCGTTCCCAATCCAAACAGTACCGGCACGATGCGGTAATGCACCTCGGTTGAATCGGCGAAATGCTTGATGCCGCTCAGCCACAGGGCGGGTACGGTCAGGTAATACAACGTAGGCCCGTGATACTCCTCGGGATTGTATTCGTACTCGCCGTCTTCGTAGAGTTCCTGGCCCGCCTTGAACGCCTGAACCGCTTCGTCGCCATGAAACGTGCGTTCGCCCAGGCGCGGCACGCGGTAGGCAACGGCGATTGCCGCCACTGCCACGAACCCCGCAATGAACCACCACGCGAGTTTCTTCTGATCAGTTTGTGCAGCGAGTTCCATCTTCCTGCCATCGCGGACCCGCGCATTCGCAGTATGTTGCGGCTCAGCCGGTCCGCATCCCCCAAAAAGGAGTCCCACCGTCATGCGCGCAGGCAAGACGGTGGGACGAGTATGCGGTATTGCTTCGGCTAAATGGAAGTCCGGCCGTTATTCGGCGGGGATGCCGAACACTTCCACTTCGACGTAGTTGTTGCGCTCGTTCG of the Candidatus Hydrogenedentota bacterium genome contains:
- a CDS encoding MBOAT family protein; this translates as MVFSSYIFVFYFLPAVVFLYYAFPWKRNVLLLCVSYIFYGWWDPRFVVLMFLATLVNYVCGGIIAKSEKGSRSRRAALVAAVVLSLGMLGFFKYFMFAQNNLNALLVFFGGTPLPVWEIVLPIGISFFIFQSLSYSIDVYRGESPPVRSLSDFACFVALFPQLIAGPIVRYNTIADQLVEREHSLDKFACGTALFILGFAKKILLANTIGAVADAVFGAESPGCLDAWFGVCAYAFQIYFDFSGYSDMAIGLGRMFGFEFLRNFDSPYHADSITDFWRRWHISLSTFLRDYLYIPLGGNRKGPLRTYVNLTIVMLLGGLWHGASWVFVIWGAYHGLLLAFERWRGKESVYAKLPKQLRVGITFVLVLFSWVLFRCPTLSGAATYFKAMFGASAAHGGSILLAGELYTRGNLIIMAICALVAFQRVQAFDWVKRMSWPRMLLVLVIFMLSLTTMFVQAFNPFLYFQF
- a CDS encoding TIGR03663 family protein, which encodes MELAAQTDQKKLAWWFIAGFVAVAAIAVAYRVPRLGERTFHGDEAVQAFKAGQELYEDGEYEYNPEEYHGPTLYYLTVPALWLSGIKHFADSTEVHYRIVPVLFGLGTVLCLWWARDGLGRRATLIAGLLTALSPAMVYYSRYYIQESLLVFFTFATLVTGWRYTRRRNVVWAALCGASLGMMHSSKETCVISYFGVAVAFMLTPLWARLHDEEHPLNRVFRRGESEDLRPRLARQIVAFVAAGALVSMLMFSSFFTNLQGIIDSVMSYTVYVQRAVEAGIHHHPATYYLHLLLYTHRAAGPVWSEGLIVGLALVGAVSALMRHDRDNKPGNVHFLRFVTVYTITTTIVYSSIKYKTPWSILCSLHGMILLAGAGAVVLLRIMPCWPKKAGTLRYAPKVFAGLVLAALAIQLGWQSYLANFDYYDDPRNPYVYAHAVSGVRDLGERADAIAQYAPEGHGMLIRVITPGLNYWPLPWYLRRFPNVGYWQEVPENCDAPMIITTAKLAPEVYARLKDEYQSENYGLRPGIRLVAFIRRDLWDAFMAPRM